Proteins co-encoded in one uncultured Bacteroides sp. genomic window:
- a CDS encoding alpha-xylosidase, producing MNKCRSGWVIAFSLLLFSSVKVVAQLNINGGSPNLMNQAMDVSTDFGDFTNTLFFADKLSAFDPASASGTIQWKRKTLCARQAFNTNTVLPQDLQMLDFPGTAYTNNPDLSFTIDFITPRTLRIRMLTTPVKPKETESLMLVKAPEKDRSWKYVAVKGGHLYKSAYGSILVEENPWRITLMDAMGKRLTDTWRWCDNDSTQVKSLPFNFIKRGSDNSRSINPVFTLSPGENIVGCGESFTSLNKVGQKVNLFVTDPQGPETDQMYKPIPFFMSSRGYGMFMHTSAPVTCDFGATYTGINKLFMADEALDLFVFFGDPKDILNEYTELTGKSPMPPLWSFGTWMSRITYFSEKEGYDVAKNLRKYKIPADVIHFDTGWFETDWQCDYVFAPSRFNNPQKMVKDLLSDGFHISLWQLTYFTPKNKYFKEIVDKGMNVKNANGEMSYEDAVLDFSNPQTVAWYQDKLAGLLKIGVGAIKVDFGEAAPFNGFYASGKGGLYEHNLYPLRYNKAVAEVTDRVHNEHIIWARSAWAGSQRYPIHWGGDAANTDIGMQGTLRGGLSLGLSGFSFWSHDIGGFVQKSPEELYRRWLPFGFLTSHSRAHGAPPKEPWLYNESFTKAFRESAEMKYKLMPYVYAQAKNCTEKGLPMVRALFVEFPDDPGAWLVEDQYMFGNDIMVAPMMEDGTQRNVYLPVGKWIDYQSGKVYQSGWNKIPAGHIPAVILVRNGAVIPHITLAQSTDKMDWTKLELSVYSSDVKQAKGLLCIPADNILKEVILTNEGSKWLVIDNPYQGKIKLTVNNIIK from the coding sequence ATGAATAAATGCAGATCTGGATGGGTGATTGCTTTTTCTCTTTTGCTTTTTTCTTCGGTAAAGGTAGTTGCGCAGCTTAATATTAACGGCGGCTCTCCTAATCTGATGAATCAGGCGATGGATGTAAGTACCGATTTTGGCGATTTTACCAATACGCTTTTTTTTGCAGATAAACTTTCTGCTTTCGACCCTGCTTCGGCAAGCGGAACAATTCAGTGGAAACGTAAGACGTTGTGTGCCCGTCAGGCATTTAATACGAATACTGTGTTGCCACAAGACCTGCAGATGCTTGATTTTCCCGGAACAGCTTACACTAATAATCCCGATCTTAGCTTTACTATTGATTTTATAACTCCCCGCACTTTGCGGATTAGGATGCTCACTACACCGGTGAAGCCAAAAGAGACGGAGTCTCTGATGCTGGTAAAGGCTCCTGAAAAAGATCGTTCATGGAAATATGTTGCTGTGAAAGGTGGACATCTTTATAAGAGTGCTTACGGATCTATCCTGGTTGAAGAGAACCCATGGAGAATTACGCTGATGGATGCTATGGGCAAACGACTTACAGATACATGGCGATGGTGTGATAATGATTCCACCCAGGTGAAAAGTCTTCCCTTTAATTTTATTAAAAGAGGCAGCGATAATTCTCGCAGCATAAATCCTGTGTTTACACTTTCGCCCGGAGAAAATATTGTTGGTTGTGGCGAGTCGTTTACTTCCCTTAATAAAGTGGGGCAGAAAGTAAATCTTTTTGTGACCGATCCGCAAGGTCCGGAAACAGATCAGATGTACAAGCCTATTCCTTTCTTTATGAGTAGTCGTGGTTACGGCATGTTTATGCATACTTCCGCTCCGGTTACCTGTGATTTCGGAGCAACTTATACGGGCATTAACAAACTGTTTATGGCTGATGAGGCTTTGGATCTTTTTGTCTTTTTCGGAGATCCTAAAGATATTCTTAATGAATATACAGAATTGACAGGTAAGTCGCCCATGCCTCCTTTGTGGAGCTTTGGGACTTGGATGAGTCGCATTACTTATTTCAGCGAGAAAGAAGGGTATGATGTGGCAAAAAATCTGAGGAAATATAAAATTCCGGCTGATGTGATTCATTTTGATACCGGATGGTTTGAAACGGACTGGCAATGTGATTATGTCTTTGCTCCCAGTCGTTTCAATAATCCTCAAAAGATGGTGAAAGATCTTCTGTCCGATGGCTTTCATATTTCTCTTTGGCAGCTGACTTATTTTACGCCAAAGAATAAATATTTCAAAGAAATAGTAGATAAAGGTATGAATGTAAAGAATGCAAATGGTGAAATGTCGTATGAAGATGCGGTGCTCGACTTCTCCAATCCGCAGACGGTTGCCTGGTATCAAGATAAGTTAGCAGGATTACTGAAAATAGGTGTTGGGGCAATTAAAGTGGATTTTGGAGAAGCGGCACCGTTTAACGGATTCTATGCATCGGGGAAAGGTGGACTTTACGAACATAATCTCTATCCGTTGCGATATAATAAAGCTGTGGCTGAAGTGACAGATCGTGTTCATAATGAACATATCATCTGGGCACGAAGTGCATGGGCAGGTTCACAACGTTATCCAATTCATTGGGGTGGAGATGCTGCGAATACCGATATTGGTATGCAGGGAACTCTTCGGGGTGGTCTTTCTTTGGGATTAAGCGGCTTTTCTTTCTGGAGTCATGATATAGGAGGATTTGTTCAGAAGTCGCCGGAAGAGCTCTATCGCCGTTGGCTTCCTTTTGGATTCCTTACTTCTCACAGTCGTGCTCATGGTGCACCTCCAAAAGAACCTTGGCTGTATAATGAATCGTTTACGAAAGCTTTCCGTGAGTCGGCCGAAATGAAATATAAACTAATGCCTTATGTCTACGCTCAGGCAAAGAACTGTACCGAGAAAGGTTTGCCAATGGTTCGTGCGCTATTTGTGGAATTTCCTGATGATCCGGGCGCATGGCTGGTGGAAGATCAGTATATGTTTGGCAATGATATAATGGTAGCCCCGATGATGGAAGACGGTACTCAGCGAAATGTTTATCTGCCTGTAGGTAAATGGATTGACTATCAGTCCGGGAAAGTATATCAAAGCGGATGGAATAAAATACCTGCCGGTCATATTCCTGCAGTAATTCTGGTGCGTAACGGAGCGGTAATACCTCATATAACTCTGGCACAATCTACCGATAAAATGGACTGGACAAAGCTTGAATTATCAGTCTATTCATCTGACGTAAAACAAGCTAAAGGCTTACTATGTATTCCTGCTGATAATATACTTAAAGAAGTAATACTCACAAACGAAGGAAGTAAATGGTTGGTGATAGATAATCCTTATCAAGGGAAAATAAAATTGACTGTTAATAATATAATAAAATAA
- the aroC gene encoding chorismate synthase, whose amino-acid sequence MFNSFGNIFRLSSFGESHGKGIGGVIDGFPSGIKIDLDFVQKELDRRRPGQSSITTDRNEQDKVEFLSGIFNGKSTGSPIGFIVWNKNQQSKDYENIKNIFRPSHADYTYQLKYGVRDYRGGGRSSARETISRCVAGALAKIALKQIGINITAFTSQVGSIRLEEDYDKYDFSKIEETAVRCPDLEKAKKMIDLISKIKEEGDTIGGVVTCIIKGCPIGLGQPVFGKLHAALGNAMLSINAAKAFEYGDGFKGLKQKGSEQNDVFYNHDGVIETKTNHSGGIQGGISNGEDIYFRVAFKPVATILMEQHTVNLNGVDTTLKAKGRHDPCVLPRAVPIVEAMAAMTLLDYYLIDRTTQL is encoded by the coding sequence ATGTTTAACTCATTCGGCAATATTTTCAGATTAAGTAGTTTCGGCGAGTCACATGGAAAAGGAATCGGTGGAGTTATTGACGGTTTTCCGTCAGGAATAAAGATTGATCTGGACTTTGTTCAAAAGGAACTAGACAGACGCAGACCGGGTCAATCAAGTATTACTACCGACCGTAACGAGCAAGACAAAGTAGAATTCCTATCCGGTATTTTTAATGGGAAATCTACAGGTAGTCCAATTGGCTTTATTGTTTGGAATAAAAACCAGCAATCCAAAGATTATGAAAATATCAAAAATATCTTCCGACCGTCTCACGCGGACTATACTTATCAACTAAAGTATGGCGTCCGGGATTATCGCGGTGGCGGACGCTCTTCTGCCCGGGAAACCATTTCCCGTTGCGTAGCTGGTGCGTTGGCAAAGATTGCTTTGAAACAAATTGGCATAAACATCACTGCTTTCACCTCGCAAGTAGGTTCTATCCGTTTGGAAGAAGACTATGATAAATACGATTTTTCAAAAATCGAGGAGACAGCTGTAAGATGCCCGGATTTAGAGAAAGCGAAGAAAATGATAGATCTTATTTCCAAAATTAAGGAAGAGGGAGATACTATAGGCGGAGTAGTTACTTGTATAATAAAAGGATGCCCTATTGGTCTTGGACAGCCAGTTTTCGGTAAACTTCACGCCGCTCTTGGCAATGCGATGTTAAGCATTAATGCAGCCAAAGCATTTGAATACGGGGATGGTTTCAAAGGATTAAAGCAAAAAGGATCGGAACAAAACGATGTGTTTTATAATCACGATGGCGTAATTGAGACCAAAACCAATCACTCCGGCGGCATTCAAGGCGGAATAAGCAACGGTGAGGATATTTATTTCCGCGTTGCATTTAAACCGGTGGCAACCATTCTTATGGAACAACACACCGTGAATCTCAATGGAGTTGATACCACATTGAAAGCAAAAGGAAGACATGATCCATGCGTACTCCCACGGGCAGTGCCTATCGTGGAAGCAATGGCAGCCATGACACTCCTGGATTATTATTTAATAGACAGGACCACACAATTATAA
- a CDS encoding dipeptidase, whose amino-acid sequence MKHIQSYITQHETRMMNELFSLIRIPSISALPEHKNDMIACAQRWKELLLEAGADMAQVMASSGNPIVYGEKIVNPKAKTVLVYAHYDVMPVEPLDLWKTDPFEPEIKDGKIWARGADDDKGQAFIQVKAFEYLLKHQLLRNNVKFIFEGEEEIGSPSLEQFCREHKELLKADVILVSDTSMLGADLPSLTTGLRGVAYWDIEVTGPNRDLHSGHFGGAVANPINVLCGMLSNILDENGKITIPHFYDDVEEVPDAERAMIAQIPFDEEKYKKSIGVNELTGEKGYSTLERNSCRPSFDICGIWGGHTGEGSKTIIPSKAYAKVSCRLVPNQQHLIIDQLFKDYIEQTAPDTVQVKVTPSHSGQAYMCPITHPAYLAAEKGFEIAFGKKPLAVRRGGSIPIISTFEEVLGIKTVLMGFGLESNAIHSPNESFSLDIFRKGIEAVAEFHLAYSKTE is encoded by the coding sequence ATGAAACATATACAATCTTACATCACCCAGCACGAAACCCGGATGATGAATGAACTTTTTAGTTTAATACGTATCCCTTCCATCAGTGCATTGCCGGAACATAAAAATGATATGATAGCATGTGCTCAACGATGGAAAGAGTTATTGCTGGAAGCGGGAGCAGATATGGCACAAGTGATGGCTTCTTCAGGAAATCCTATTGTCTACGGAGAAAAGATTGTTAACCCGAAAGCAAAAACAGTTTTGGTTTATGCACATTATGACGTGATGCCGGTTGAGCCACTTGATTTATGGAAAACAGATCCGTTTGAGCCGGAGATCAAAGATGGAAAAATATGGGCCAGAGGAGCCGATGACGATAAAGGACAAGCATTTATTCAGGTTAAAGCATTTGAATACTTGCTTAAACATCAGCTTTTAAGGAATAATGTGAAGTTTATTTTTGAGGGAGAAGAAGAAATTGGTTCTCCCAGTTTGGAACAATTTTGCAGAGAACATAAAGAGTTATTAAAAGCAGACGTGATTCTTGTATCAGACACCAGCATGTTAGGGGCAGACCTTCCTTCACTCACAACAGGTTTACGGGGAGTAGCTTATTGGGATATAGAGGTAACAGGACCTAACCGCGACCTGCATTCAGGACACTTCGGAGGTGCTGTTGCCAATCCTATCAATGTTTTGTGCGGAATGCTAAGTAATATTCTTGACGAAAACGGAAAGATCACTATACCTCATTTTTATGACGATGTAGAAGAAGTGCCGGATGCCGAAAGAGCCATGATTGCTCAGATTCCATTTGATGAAGAAAAATATAAGAAATCCATTGGTGTAAATGAGCTGACCGGAGAAAAAGGTTATTCCACATTGGAGCGCAACAGCTGTCGTCCGTCATTTGATATTTGTGGTATCTGGGGTGGGCACACAGGTGAAGGATCAAAAACAATTATACCTTCTAAAGCATATGCTAAAGTATCTTGCCGGTTAGTTCCTAATCAGCAGCATTTAATTATAGATCAGCTATTTAAAGATTATATAGAGCAAACAGCACCGGACACTGTGCAGGTAAAAGTTACTCCTTCACACAGCGGTCAAGCCTACATGTGCCCTATCACTCACCCAGCCTATCTTGCTGCTGAAAAGGGTTTTGAAATAGCCTTTGGCAAAAAACCTCTGGCAGTACGTCGCGGAGGAAGTATTCCTATTATCTCCACATTTGAAGAAGTTCTGGGAATAAAGACAGTATTAATGGGCTTTGGATTGGAATCCAATGCAATTCATTCACCTAATGAAAGTTTCTCGCTAGACATTTTTCGCAAAGGAATCGAAGCCGTTGCTGAATTTCATTTAGCTTATTCGAAAACTGAATAA
- the lysS gene encoding lysine--tRNA ligase codes for MNLLELSEQEIIRRNSLNELRAMGIEPYPAAEYVTNAFSTDIKEKFADDENAEPRKVSVAGRIMSRRVMGKASFIELQDSKGRIQVYITRDDICPGENKDLYTTVFKRLLDLGDFIGIEGFVFKTQMGEISIHAQKLTVLSKSIKPLPIVKYKDGVAYDSFDDPELRYRQRYVDLVVNEGVKDIFIKRNKVYSSMREYFNAKDYMEVETPILQSIPGGASARPFITHHNALDIPLYLRIADELYLKRLIVGGFEGVYEFSKNFRNEGMDRTHNPEFTCMEIYVSYKDYNWMMDFTEKMLDKICFDVNGTHEVKVGDNIISFKAPFKRITMIDSIKEFTGIDINGMNEEQLREVCAKIGVEADETMGKGKLIDEIFGEKCEGNYIQPTFITDYPIEMSPLCKRHRENPELTERFELMVNGKELCNAYSELNDPIDQLGRFQDQLKLSEKGDDEAMFIDNDFVRSLEYGMPPTSGMGIGMDRLVMLMTGQTTIQEVLFFPQMRPEKIVKKDSANKYMELGIPEDWVPVIQKAGYNMVEDMKGVNPQKLHMEICGVNKKYKLELSSPTVNDVAEWINKLS; via the coding sequence ATGAACCTATTAGAACTAAGCGAACAGGAAATTATCAGACGAAACAGCCTGAATGAATTGCGTGCTATGGGCATTGAACCATATCCCGCAGCCGAGTACGTAACCAATGCTTTCTCTACTGATATAAAAGAAAAATTTGCAGACGATGAAAACGCAGAGCCGCGTAAAGTATCTGTGGCCGGTCGTATTATGAGCCGCCGCGTAATGGGCAAAGCCTCTTTCATTGAATTACAAGATTCTAAAGGAAGAATCCAGGTTTATATCACTCGCGACGATATCTGTCCGGGAGAAAATAAAGATTTATACACCACAGTATTCAAACGTTTGCTTGATCTTGGTGATTTTATCGGCATTGAAGGGTTTGTTTTCAAAACTCAAATGGGTGAAATCAGCATTCACGCTCAAAAACTTACTGTACTTTCAAAGTCTATCAAGCCACTTCCTATCGTGAAATACAAGGATGGTGTAGCTTATGATTCATTTGATGATCCGGAACTTCGTTACCGTCAGCGTTATGTTGACCTGGTAGTTAACGAAGGAGTAAAAGATATTTTTATCAAGCGTAACAAAGTATATTCATCTATGCGTGAATACTTTAACGCTAAAGACTATATGGAAGTTGAAACTCCTATTCTGCAATCTATTCCAGGAGGAGCTTCTGCACGTCCGTTCATTACACATCACAATGCACTCGATATACCATTGTATCTTCGTATTGCTGATGAACTTTATCTGAAACGTCTCATCGTAGGAGGATTTGAGGGAGTTTATGAATTCTCCAAGAACTTCCGTAACGAAGGTATGGACCGTACACATAATCCAGAGTTTACTTGCATGGAAATATATGTTTCTTACAAGGATTACAACTGGATGATGGACTTTACTGAAAAGATGCTCGATAAGATTTGTTTCGATGTTAACGGAACTCACGAAGTAAAAGTGGGCGATAATATAATCAGCTTCAAAGCTCCATTCAAACGTATTACAATGATTGACTCTATCAAAGAGTTTACAGGCATTGATATAAACGGCATGAATGAAGAACAACTTCGTGAAGTATGCGCCAAAATTGGAGTTGAAGCAGATGAAACAATGGGTAAAGGTAAACTGATTGACGAAATATTCGGCGAAAAATGTGAAGGTAATTACATACAACCTACTTTTATCACTGACTATCCTATTGAGATGTCACCGCTTTGCAAGCGTCACCGCGAAAATCCTGAACTAACAGAACGTTTTGAATTGATGGTTAACGGTAAAGAGTTATGTAATGCATACTCGGAGCTGAACGACCCGATTGATCAACTTGGCCGTTTCCAGGATCAGCTTAAACTAAGCGAAAAGGGAGATGACGAAGCAATGTTCATTGATAACGACTTTGTTCGCTCTTTGGAATACGGTATGCCTCCTACTTCAGGAATGGGTATCGGTATGGACCGTCTGGTTATGCTGATGACCGGACAAACCACCATCCAGGAAGTACTGTTCTTCCCACAAATGCGTCCGGAAAAAATAGTAAAGAAAGATTCTGCAAATAAATATATGGAATTAGGTATTCCTGAAGATTGGGTACCTGTTATTCAAAAAGCCGGATATAACATGGTAGAAGATATGAAGGGTGTAAATCCTCAGAAACTTCACATGGAGATCTGTGGCGTTAATAAAAAATACAAACTGGAATTAAGTAGTCCAACAGTCAACGATGTTGCAGAATGGATCAATAAGCTATCATAA
- a CDS encoding NAD(P)H-dependent glycerol-3-phosphate dehydrogenase → MKLPGKIAIMGGGSWATAIAKIVLAQDGSINWYMRRDDRIADFKRLGHNPAYLTGVKFDTKRINFSSNINDIVKDSDTLIFVTPSPYLKIHLKKLKTKIKDKFIITAIKGIVPDENLIVSEYLSQEYGVPEENIAVLGGPCHAEEVALERLSYLTVACPDKDKASIFARKLASNYIKTSVSDDVAGIEYGSVLKNVYAIAAGICSGLKYGDNFQAVLISNAVQEMNRFLNTVYPINRNIDDSAYLGDLLVTAYSNFSRNRTFGTMIGRGYSVKSAQIEMEMIAEGYYGTKCIKEINKHYHVNMPILDAVYNILYEKISPAIEIKLLTDSFR, encoded by the coding sequence ATGAAATTACCCGGAAAAATAGCAATAATGGGCGGAGGAAGCTGGGCTACAGCTATCGCAAAGATAGTTCTGGCACAGGATGGCAGTATCAATTGGTATATGCGTCGCGATGACCGTATTGCAGATTTTAAACGTTTAGGTCATAACCCTGCATATCTCACAGGAGTGAAATTTGACACCAAACGGATAAACTTCAGTTCCAACATCAATGATATTGTTAAAGACTCGGATACTTTAATTTTTGTAACCCCTTCTCCCTATCTTAAAATTCACTTGAAAAAGCTGAAAACAAAGATTAAGGATAAGTTTATTATTACTGCTATCAAAGGTATTGTTCCGGATGAGAATCTCATCGTTTCAGAATATTTATCCCAGGAATACGGGGTACCCGAAGAAAACATTGCCGTGCTCGGAGGGCCGTGTCATGCAGAGGAGGTTGCACTGGAACGTCTCTCCTATTTAACCGTGGCTTGTCCGGATAAAGACAAGGCAAGTATCTTTGCCCGCAAACTGGCTAGTAATTATATAAAGACATCTGTCAGCGACGATGTAGCGGGTATAGAATATGGTTCGGTACTTAAGAATGTATATGCCATTGCTGCAGGAATCTGTAGCGGATTAAAGTATGGCGATAACTTTCAGGCAGTGCTTATATCGAACGCTGTTCAGGAAATGAACCGTTTCCTCAACACTGTTTATCCAATTAACCGGAACATTGACGACTCTGCTTATCTTGGCGACCTGCTGGTTACTGCATACTCCAACTTTAGCCGTAACCGTACCTTCGGAACGATGATTGGTCGTGGGTATTCAGTAAAAAGTGCACAGATAGAGATGGAAATGATTGCCGAAGGATATTACGGGACCAAATGTATCAAAGAGATAAATAAACACTATCATGTAAATATGCCAATCCTTGATGCTGTTTACAATATATTATACGAAAAAATCTCTCCTGCTATAGAAATTAAATTATTAACTGATTCGTTCAGATAA
- a CDS encoding glucose-6-phosphate isomerase codes for MKNISLNIGKTLGFISKDAVNAYESQVKTCSETLNNGTGKGNDFLGWLNLPSSISKEHLADLQATAKVLRENCEVVVVAGIGGSYLGARAVIEALSDSFALLKEKKDGPVMIYAGHNISEDYICELTDYLKDRKFGVINISKSGTTTETALAFRLLKKQCEDQRGKETAKKCIVAVTDAKKGAARVTADKEGYKTFIIPDNVGGRFSVLTPVGLLPIAVAGFDIEQLVAGAAKMEEVCGLNIPFSENPAAIYAATRNELYKSGKKIEILVNFHPKLHYVMEWWKQLYGESEGKENKGIFPAAVDFSTDLHSMGQWIQEGERTIFETVISIETPNKKVVVPSDEANLDGLNFLAGKRVDEVNKMAELGTQIAHVDGGVPNIHISLPQLNEYYIGQLFYFFEKACGISGYILGVNPFNQPGVEAYKKNMFALLNKPGYEEESKAIQARL; via the coding sequence ATGAAAAATATTAGTTTAAACATCGGAAAAACTTTAGGATTTATTTCTAAAGATGCTGTAAATGCTTATGAATCTCAGGTGAAAACTTGCAGTGAAACATTAAACAACGGTACAGGTAAAGGAAACGATTTTTTAGGATGGCTTAATCTACCGTCATCTATCAGCAAAGAACATCTGGCAGACCTTCAGGCAACTGCTAAGGTGCTTCGTGAGAACTGTGAAGTAGTTGTTGTAGCGGGTATCGGCGGCAGCTATCTGGGTGCACGTGCTGTAATAGAAGCATTATCAGATAGTTTTGCCTTACTAAAAGAAAAGAAAGACGGTCCTGTTATGATCTATGCAGGACATAACATCAGTGAAGATTACATCTGCGAACTGACTGATTATTTAAAAGATAGGAAGTTCGGTGTAATTAATATATCAAAATCAGGAACAACAACTGAAACAGCTTTGGCTTTCCGTCTGCTGAAAAAGCAATGCGAAGATCAAAGAGGTAAGGAAACTGCTAAGAAATGTATCGTGGCAGTAACTGATGCAAAAAAAGGTGCTGCAAGAGTTACAGCAGACAAGGAAGGATACAAAACATTTATTATTCCTGACAATGTGGGCGGACGTTTTTCAGTCCTAACTCCTGTGGGTTTACTTCCAATCGCTGTGGCTGGTTTTGATATTGAACAGCTGGTTGCCGGAGCTGCAAAAATGGAAGAAGTATGCGGACTGAATATTCCTTTCAGTGAAAATCCTGCAGCAATCTATGCAGCTACCCGTAACGAACTTTACAAGAGTGGAAAGAAAATTGAAATATTGGTAAACTTCCATCCCAAACTTCACTACGTTATGGAATGGTGGAAGCAACTTTACGGAGAATCTGAAGGAAAAGAAAACAAAGGCATCTTCCCTGCTGCCGTAGACTTCTCTACAGACCTGCACTCTATGGGACAATGGATTCAGGAAGGTGAACGCACTATTTTCGAAACAGTAATTTCCATTGAAACTCCAAATAAGAAAGTGGTAGTTCCTTCTGACGAAGCAAATCTGGACGGACTTAACTTCCTTGCCGGCAAACGGGTGGATGAAGTAAATAAGATGGCTGAACTTGGTACACAGATCGCTCACGTAGACGGTGGAGTTCCAAACATACACATTAGTTTACCACAATTGAACGAATATTATATCGGTCAGTTATTCTATTTCTTTGAGAAAGCTTGCGGAATCAGCGGCTATATCCTCGGTGTGAATCCATTTAACCAACCAGGAGTTGAAGCATACAAAAAGAATATGTTTGCATTGCTCAACAAACCGGGCTACGAAGAAGAATCAAAGGCTATTCAGGCACGCCTGTAA
- a CDS encoding DUF5035 family protein, producing the protein MKTYILAPIFGFILLSSCSSETAVSPDIKVASCSVNDTVVSGVPSVKAGDVVELALKLEGNGSELVSFQANADEEEVKMSLADYEKKNVSNDKNFTNTTECQLRFVDGVTISSVKVKATVNSVQNEGATLKFYLSAKAEGNGSELEVNLKKK; encoded by the coding sequence ATGAAAACATATATTTTAGCTCCGATTTTTGGATTTATTTTACTATCTTCCTGTAGCTCTGAAACAGCTGTTTCACCTGATATTAAAGTTGCAAGTTGTTCTGTTAACGATACAGTTGTTTCCGGCGTACCTTCGGTAAAGGCCGGCGATGTTGTAGAGCTTGCTCTTAAACTAGAAGGGAATGGTTCTGAATTAGTGAGTTTTCAGGCAAATGCTGATGAAGAAGAAGTTAAGATGTCTTTGGCTGATTATGAAAAAAAGAATGTGAGTAATGATAAGAACTTCACAAACACCACGGAATGCCAGCTTCGGTTTGTAGATGGAGTGACTATTTCTTCAGTGAAAGTCAAAGCAACAGTGAATTCCGTTCAGAACGAGGGGGCAACCCTTAAGTTTTATCTTTCTGCAAAGGCTGAAGGAAATGGAAGCGAATTGGAAGTGAATCTGAAAAAGAAATAA
- a CDS encoding HAD-IA family hydrolase codes for MFQSAIHRYLDTHKHNTIPLKAVLFDMDGVLFDSMPHHANSWHMIMEERGLHLSKEEAYLHEGRTGAGTINLICQRQYGRNATEKEIKDIYRAKTEAFNKMPLADRMNGAWEVLSKVKRDGLFSMVVTGSGQATLLSRLNDNFPNIFKPELMVTAFDVKFGKPHPEPYLMALNKGNLKANEAIVIENAPLGVQAAAAAGIFTVAVNTGPLDDKILLDAGANILFPSMQAFCDSWETLLKELTNVKILA; via the coding sequence ATGTTTCAATCTGCTATTCATCGATATTTAGACACCCATAAACATAACACGATTCCACTTAAAGCTGTCTTATTTGATATGGATGGCGTACTATTCGACTCCATGCCTCATCATGCCAATTCCTGGCACATGATTATGGAAGAACGCGGATTACACCTCTCCAAGGAAGAAGCATATCTGCACGAAGGACGCACTGGAGCGGGCACAATCAATCTTATCTGTCAGCGTCAGTACGGCAGAAATGCTACGGAAAAGGAAATTAAAGATATTTACCGGGCAAAAACAGAAGCTTTCAATAAGATGCCTCTTGCAGATCGGATGAATGGCGCCTGGGAAGTACTGAGCAAAGTAAAGCGCGACGGGTTATTCTCCATGGTTGTAACCGGTTCCGGTCAAGCTACGCTACTGAGCCGACTGAACGATAACTTTCCTAATATTTTTAAACCCGAACTGATGGTCACAGCTTTCGATGTAAAATTCGGGAAACCACATCCGGAGCCATATCTGATGGCTTTAAACAAAGGAAACTTAAAAGCAAACGAAGCAATTGTGATTGAGAACGCCCCTCTTGGAGTTCAGGCAGCAGCTGCTGCAGGAATATTCACAGTGGCAGTCAATACAGGACCACTGGATGATAAGATTCTTCTGGATGCGGGTGCCAATATTCTTTTTCCCTCCATGCAAGCATTCTGTGATTCCTGGGAAACTCTATTAAAAGAACTTACAAACGTAAAAATACTCGCTTAA